In Mercenaria mercenaria strain notata chromosome 15, MADL_Memer_1, whole genome shotgun sequence, a single genomic region encodes these proteins:
- the LOC123561300 gene encoding uncharacterized protein LOC123561300 has product MKTNTIELILLGLFCFGTVFGGDIAEYAKNQIRRSDWAYGNTYITSTFTVQANTYKSHLFVYDVLNNCNANPPMRYGMHGGCMRGMHHMMMGCNMPIGPSEWGNMYCSYMNSCWNLCTSVRQIDDIISDGTRVAIVTGDQLTTSAMTDVVEETDWGFRSAGDGSEQSITACWRHTC; this is encoded by the exons aCTGTATTTGGCGGTGATATTGCAGAGTACGCCAAGAACCAGATAAGACGCTCAGACTGGGCCTATGGGAACACTTACATCACTAGTACATTTACAGTGCAGGCTAATACCTATAAATCCCATTTGTTTGTCTATGATGTATTGAATAACTGCAACGCAAACCCACCAAT gaGATACGGAATGCATGGTGGTTGTATGAGAGGTATGCACCACATGATGATGGGCTGTAACATGCCTATTGGGCCAAGTGAATGGGGTAATATGTATTGTTCATACATGAACAGCTGCTGGAATTTATGCACTTCCGTTCGCCAAATTGATGACATAATTAGTGATGGAACTCGTGTTGCCATAGTGACAGGGGATCAATTAACAACGAGTGCTATGACAGACGTGGTAGAGGAAACTGACTGGGGATTTAGGTCGGCAGGAGATGGTTCTGAACAGTCTATAACAGCATGTTGGCGACACACATGTTGA